One segment of Meleagris gallopavo isolate NT-WF06-2002-E0010 breed Aviagen turkey brand Nicholas breeding stock chromosome 8, Turkey_5.1, whole genome shotgun sequence DNA contains the following:
- the JAKMIP3 gene encoding janus kinase and microtubule-interacting protein 3 isoform X2 → MSRRGSSRARPDALAALQAANEELRAKLTDIQIELQQEKSKVSKLEREKNQEVKQIKEHEQHKSTVVVTELKVKLHEEKMKELQAVREALLRQHEAELLRVIKIKDNEIQRLQALLTAVRDGAPDKVKTVLLTEAKEEAKRGFEVEKIKMQQEISELKGAKKQVEEALTMVIQADKIKAAEIRSVYHLHQEEITRIKRECEREIRRLMEEIKFKDRAVYVLERELGVQAGHAQRLQLQKEALDEQLSQIKESDRHLGSPKRELPYASGAGDASDHSGSPEQQLDEKDARRFQLKIAELSAIIRKLEDRNALLSEERNELLKRLREAESQYKPILDKNKRLSRKNEELSHALRRMENKLKFVTQENIAMRQRAGAMRRPSSLNDLDHSQEEREVDLLRLQIIEQQNIIDELSKTLETAGYVKSVMERDKLLRYRKQRKKMTRIPKPVVETFFGYDEEASLESDGSSISYQTDRTDQTPCTPEDDLEEGMAKEETELRFRQLTMEYQALQRAYALLQEQVGGTLDAEREVKTREQLQAEIHRSQAQIEDLEKALAEQGQDMKWIEEKQALYRRNQELVEKIKQMEAEEARLKHDVQDVKDQNELLEFRILELEERERRSPAINFHHVPFTEGKSPLQVYCEAEGVTDIVVAELMKKLDILGDNAVSNLTNEEQVVVIQARTVLTLAEKWLQQIEVTESALQQKMLDLENEKELFSKQKGYLDEELDFRKQSLDQAHKQILELEAMLYDALQQEAGAKISELLSEEEKEKLKSAVEQWKRQVMSELRERDAQILRERMELVQHAQQRIKELEERIEGQKRQIKELEEKPTDETGISSTVANWKMALVAKTEKETLQCQETQIYLVFCCWRWRSKPYDPFRLKMNQAAWELLHRWGLHR, encoded by the exons ATGTCGAGGAGGGGCAGCAGCCGCGCCAGGCCCGACGCCTTGGCTGCCCTGCAGGCCGCCAACGAGGAGCTGCGGGCCAAGCTCACCGACATCCAGATCGAGCTCCAGCAGGAGAAGAGCAAG GTCAGCAAGttggagagagagaagaatcAGGAGGTGAAGCAAATCAAAGAGCACGAACAGCACAAAAGCACAGTGGTGGTCACAGAGCTCAAAGTCAAACTTCACgaagagaaaatgaaggagCTCCAAGCTGTTCGGGAAGCGCTTCTGAGACAGCACGAGGCCGAACTGCTTAgagtaataaaaattaaagataacGAAATCCAGAGACTCCAGGCCCTGCTGACTGCTGTGCGCGACGGGGCTCCTGACAAGGTGAAAACCGTGCTGCTCACAGAGGCCAAGGAGGAGGCCAAGAGGGGCTTTGAggtagagaaaataaaaatgcagcaggaaATTTCGGAACTTAAGGGGGCCAAGAAACAAGTGGAGGAGGCTCTGACTATGGTCATCCAAGCTGACAAAATTAAAGCCGCAGAGATAAGGAGTGTGTATCACCTGCACCAAGAGGAAATCACCAGAATTAAGAGGGAGTGTGAGAGAGAAATTCGCAGGCTG ATGGAGGAGATTAAGTTTAAAGACAGAGCAGTCTACGTGCTGGAAAGAGAGTTAGGGGTTCAAGCCGGGCATGCCCAGAGACTGCAGCTCCAAAAGGAGGCTTTAGATGAACAACTGTCCCAGATCAAAGAGTCTGACCGGCACCTGGGCAGCCCCAAGCGGGAACTTCCTTATGCAAGTGGTGCAGGAGACGCTTCAGATCATTCGGGAAGCCCC GAACAGCAGTTGGATGAAAAGGATGCCCGGCGCTTCCAACTGAAAATCGCCGAGCTGAGCGCGATCATCAGGAAGCTGGAGGACCGCAATGCGCTGCTGTCGGAGGAGAGGAACGAGCTG ttaaaacGTCTCAGAGAAGCTGAAAGTCAGTACAAGCCCATCCTGGACAAAAACAAACGCCTCAGCAGGAAGAATGAAGAGCTGTCACACGCCTTACGTcgaatggaaaataaattaaaatttgtaACACAGGAAAACATAGCAATG AGGCAAAGAGCAGGAGCGATGCGGAGACCGAGCTCCTTAAATGACCTCGACCACAGccaggaagaaagagaagtggATCTCCTGAGACTACAAATCATCGAACAGCAGAATATCATTGATGAGCTCTCCAAG accCTGGAAACTGCTGGCTATGTGAAGAGTGTCATG GAACGTGATAAGCTGTTAAGGTataggaagcaaagaaaaaaaatgacaagaatTCCTAAg CCGGTGGTGGAGACGTTTTTCGGCTATGATGAAGAAGCCTCCTTGGAGTCTGATGGTTCCTCTATCTCATATCAAACGGATCGGACGGACCAGACCCCGTGCACCCCTGAAGATGACCTGGAAGAG GGCATGGCCAAAGAAGAGACAGAACTGCGGTTCCGGCAGCTGACGATGGAGTACCAGGCTCTGCAGCGCGCATACGCCCTATTGCAGGAACAGGTCGGAGGAACATTGGATGCAGAGCGAGAAGTTAAG ACACGTGAGCAGCTCCAAGCAGAGATACACCGATCCCAGGCTCAGATAGAGGACCTGGAAAAGGCCCTGGCGGAGCAGGGGCAG GACATGAAGTGGATTGAGGAGAAGCAAGCACTGTACAGAAGGAACCAGGAACTTGTGGAAAAG ataaaacaaatggaagcaGAGGAGGCTCGCCTGAAGCACGATGTGCAGGATGTCAAAGACCAGAACGAGCTCCTGGAGTTCAGGATCCTGGAGCTGGAG gagagagaaagaagatcGCCTGCTATCAACTTCCACCACGTTCCCTTCACGGAGGGGAAAAGCCCTCTCCAGGTTTACTGCGAGGCAGAAGGTGTCACA GACATAGTAGTGGCAGAGCTGATGAAAAAATTGGACATTTTAGGGGATAACGCCGTAAGT AACCTGACCAACGAGGAGCAAGTGGTTGTCATACAAGCAAGGACAGTTCTCACGTTGGCTGAAAAG TGGCTCCAGCAGATTGAGGTGACCGAGTCCGCACTGCAGCAGAAGATGCTGGATCTGGAGAATGAAAAG GAGCTGTTCAGCAAGCAGAAGGGCtacctggatgaggagctggaCTTCAGGAAGCAGTCCTTGGACCAGGCGCACAAG CAAATTCTGGAATTAGAAGCCATGCTCTATGATGCCCTGCAGCAAGAAGCTGGAGCCAAAATTTCCGAACTTCTttcagaagaggagaaagagaaactgaagagcGCAGTAGAGCAGTGGAAGCGCCAGGTGATGAGCGAGCTGCGGGAGAGGGATGCCCAAATCCTGCGCGAGCGCATGGAGCTCGTCCAGCATGCCCAGCAG AGAATTAAAGAGCTAGAAGAAAGAATTGAAGGccaaaaaagacaaataaaagagTTAGAGGAAAAG ccTACTGATGAAACTGGAATTTCTTCTACTGTTGCTAACTGGAAGATGGCATTGGTTGccaagacagaaaaagagacaTTGCAATGTCAAGAAACCCAAATATATCTTGTATTTtgctgctggagatggaggAGCAAGCCTTATGACCCTTTCAGACTGAAGATGAACCAGGCTGCGTGGGAACTTCTGCACAGGTGGGGTCTGCACCGCTGA
- the JAKMIP3 gene encoding janus kinase and microtubule-interacting protein 3 isoform X3: MSRRGSSRARPDALAALQAANEELRAKLTDIQIELQQEKSKVSKLEREKNQEVKQIKEHEQHKSTVVVTELKVKLHEEKMKELQAVREALLRQHEAELLRVIKIKDNEIQRLQALLTAVRDGAPDKVKTVLLTEAKEEAKRGFEVEKIKMQQEISELKGAKKQVEEALTMVIQADKIKAAEIRSVYHLHQEEITRIKRECEREIRRLMEEIKFKDRAVYVLERELGVQAGHAQRLQLQKEALDEQLSQIKESDRHLGSPKRELPYASGAGDASDHSGSPEQQLDEKDARRFQLKIAELSAIIRKLEDRNALLSEERNELLKRLREAESQYKPILDKNKRLSRKNEELSHALRRMENKLKFVTQENIAMRQRAGAMRRPSSLNDLDHSQEEREVDLLRLQIIEQQNIIDELSKTLETAGYVKSVMERDKLLRYRKQRKKMTRIPKKPVVETFFGYDEEASLESDGSSISYQTDRTDQTPCTPEDDLEEGMAKEETELRFRQLTMEYQALQRAYALLQEQVGGTLDAEREVKTREQLQAEIHRSQAQIEDLEKALAEQGQDMKWIEEKQALYRRNQELVEKIKQMEAEEARLKHDVQDVKDQNELLEFRILELEERERRSPAINFHHVPFTEGKSPLQVYCEAEGVTDIVVAELMKKLDILGDNANLTNEEQVVVIQARTVLTLAEKWLQQIEVTESALQQKMLDLENEKELFSKQKGYLDEELDFRKQSLDQAHKQILELEAMLYDALQQEAGAKISELLSEEEKEKLKSAVEQWKRQVMSELRERDAQILRERMELVQHAQQRIKELEERIEGQKRQIKELEEKPTDETGISSTVANWKMALVAKTEKETLQCQETQIYLVFCCWRWRSKPYDPFRLKMNQAAWELLHRWGLHR; this comes from the exons ATGTCGAGGAGGGGCAGCAGCCGCGCCAGGCCCGACGCCTTGGCTGCCCTGCAGGCCGCCAACGAGGAGCTGCGGGCCAAGCTCACCGACATCCAGATCGAGCTCCAGCAGGAGAAGAGCAAG GTCAGCAAGttggagagagagaagaatcAGGAGGTGAAGCAAATCAAAGAGCACGAACAGCACAAAAGCACAGTGGTGGTCACAGAGCTCAAAGTCAAACTTCACgaagagaaaatgaaggagCTCCAAGCTGTTCGGGAAGCGCTTCTGAGACAGCACGAGGCCGAACTGCTTAgagtaataaaaattaaagataacGAAATCCAGAGACTCCAGGCCCTGCTGACTGCTGTGCGCGACGGGGCTCCTGACAAGGTGAAAACCGTGCTGCTCACAGAGGCCAAGGAGGAGGCCAAGAGGGGCTTTGAggtagagaaaataaaaatgcagcaggaaATTTCGGAACTTAAGGGGGCCAAGAAACAAGTGGAGGAGGCTCTGACTATGGTCATCCAAGCTGACAAAATTAAAGCCGCAGAGATAAGGAGTGTGTATCACCTGCACCAAGAGGAAATCACCAGAATTAAGAGGGAGTGTGAGAGAGAAATTCGCAGGCTG ATGGAGGAGATTAAGTTTAAAGACAGAGCAGTCTACGTGCTGGAAAGAGAGTTAGGGGTTCAAGCCGGGCATGCCCAGAGACTGCAGCTCCAAAAGGAGGCTTTAGATGAACAACTGTCCCAGATCAAAGAGTCTGACCGGCACCTGGGCAGCCCCAAGCGGGAACTTCCTTATGCAAGTGGTGCAGGAGACGCTTCAGATCATTCGGGAAGCCCC GAACAGCAGTTGGATGAAAAGGATGCCCGGCGCTTCCAACTGAAAATCGCCGAGCTGAGCGCGATCATCAGGAAGCTGGAGGACCGCAATGCGCTGCTGTCGGAGGAGAGGAACGAGCTG ttaaaacGTCTCAGAGAAGCTGAAAGTCAGTACAAGCCCATCCTGGACAAAAACAAACGCCTCAGCAGGAAGAATGAAGAGCTGTCACACGCCTTACGTcgaatggaaaataaattaaaatttgtaACACAGGAAAACATAGCAATG AGGCAAAGAGCAGGAGCGATGCGGAGACCGAGCTCCTTAAATGACCTCGACCACAGccaggaagaaagagaagtggATCTCCTGAGACTACAAATCATCGAACAGCAGAATATCATTGATGAGCTCTCCAAG accCTGGAAACTGCTGGCTATGTGAAGAGTGTCATG GAACGTGATAAGCTGTTAAGGTataggaagcaaagaaaaaaaatgacaagaatTCCTAAg AAGCCGGTGGTGGAGACGTTTTTCGGCTATGATGAAGAAGCCTCCTTGGAGTCTGATGGTTCCTCTATCTCATATCAAACGGATCGGACGGACCAGACCCCGTGCACCCCTGAAGATGACCTGGAAGAG GGCATGGCCAAAGAAGAGACAGAACTGCGGTTCCGGCAGCTGACGATGGAGTACCAGGCTCTGCAGCGCGCATACGCCCTATTGCAGGAACAGGTCGGAGGAACATTGGATGCAGAGCGAGAAGTTAAG ACACGTGAGCAGCTCCAAGCAGAGATACACCGATCCCAGGCTCAGATAGAGGACCTGGAAAAGGCCCTGGCGGAGCAGGGGCAG GACATGAAGTGGATTGAGGAGAAGCAAGCACTGTACAGAAGGAACCAGGAACTTGTGGAAAAG ataaaacaaatggaagcaGAGGAGGCTCGCCTGAAGCACGATGTGCAGGATGTCAAAGACCAGAACGAGCTCCTGGAGTTCAGGATCCTGGAGCTGGAG gagagagaaagaagatcGCCTGCTATCAACTTCCACCACGTTCCCTTCACGGAGGGGAAAAGCCCTCTCCAGGTTTACTGCGAGGCAGAAGGTGTCACA GACATAGTAGTGGCAGAGCTGATGAAAAAATTGGACATTTTAGGGGATAACGCC AACCTGACCAACGAGGAGCAAGTGGTTGTCATACAAGCAAGGACAGTTCTCACGTTGGCTGAAAAG TGGCTCCAGCAGATTGAGGTGACCGAGTCCGCACTGCAGCAGAAGATGCTGGATCTGGAGAATGAAAAG GAGCTGTTCAGCAAGCAGAAGGGCtacctggatgaggagctggaCTTCAGGAAGCAGTCCTTGGACCAGGCGCACAAG CAAATTCTGGAATTAGAAGCCATGCTCTATGATGCCCTGCAGCAAGAAGCTGGAGCCAAAATTTCCGAACTTCTttcagaagaggagaaagagaaactgaagagcGCAGTAGAGCAGTGGAAGCGCCAGGTGATGAGCGAGCTGCGGGAGAGGGATGCCCAAATCCTGCGCGAGCGCATGGAGCTCGTCCAGCATGCCCAGCAG AGAATTAAAGAGCTAGAAGAAAGAATTGAAGGccaaaaaagacaaataaaagagTTAGAGGAAAAG ccTACTGATGAAACTGGAATTTCTTCTACTGTTGCTAACTGGAAGATGGCATTGGTTGccaagacagaaaaagagacaTTGCAATGTCAAGAAACCCAAATATATCTTGTATTTtgctgctggagatggaggAGCAAGCCTTATGACCCTTTCAGACTGAAGATGAACCAGGCTGCGTGGGAACTTCTGCACAGGTGGGGTCTGCACCGCTGA
- the JAKMIP3 gene encoding janus kinase and microtubule-interacting protein 3 isoform X11, which translates to MSRRGSSRARPDALAALQAANEELRAKLTDIQIELQQEKSKVSKLEREKNQEVKQIKEHEQHKSTVVVTELKVKLHEEKMKELQAVREALLRQHEAELLRVIKIKDNEIQRLQALLTAVRDGAPDKVKTVLLTEAKEEAKRGFEVEKIKMQQEISELKGAKKQVEEALTMVIQADKIKAAEIRSVYHLHQEEITRIKRECEREIRRLEQQLDEKDARRFQLKIAELSAIIRKLEDRNALLSEERNELLKRLREAESQYKPILDKNKRLSRKNEELSHALRRMENKLKFVTQENIAMRQRAGAMRRPSSLNDLDHSQEEREVDLLRLQIIEQQNIIDELSKTLETAGYVKSVMERDKLLRYRKQRKKMTRIPKKPVVETFFGYDEEASLESDGSSISYQTDRTDQTPCTPEDDLEEGMAKEETELRFRQLTMEYQALQRAYALLQEQVGGTLDAEREVKTREQLQAEIHRSQAQIEDLEKALAEQGQDMKWIEEKQALYRRNQELVEKIKQMEAEEARLKHDVQDVKDQNELLEFRILELEERERRSPAINFHHVPFTEGKSPLQVYCEAEGVTDIVVAELMKKLDILGDNANLTNEEQVVVIQARTVLTLAEKWLQQIEVTESALQQKMLDLENEKELFSKQKGYLDEELDFRKQSLDQAHKQILELEAMLYDALQQEAGAKISELLSEEEKEKLKSAVEQWKRQVMSELRERDAQILRERMELVQHAQQRIKELEERIEGQKRQIKELEEKFLFLFYFSL; encoded by the exons ATGTCGAGGAGGGGCAGCAGCCGCGCCAGGCCCGACGCCTTGGCTGCCCTGCAGGCCGCCAACGAGGAGCTGCGGGCCAAGCTCACCGACATCCAGATCGAGCTCCAGCAGGAGAAGAGCAAG GTCAGCAAGttggagagagagaagaatcAGGAGGTGAAGCAAATCAAAGAGCACGAACAGCACAAAAGCACAGTGGTGGTCACAGAGCTCAAAGTCAAACTTCACgaagagaaaatgaaggagCTCCAAGCTGTTCGGGAAGCGCTTCTGAGACAGCACGAGGCCGAACTGCTTAgagtaataaaaattaaagataacGAAATCCAGAGACTCCAGGCCCTGCTGACTGCTGTGCGCGACGGGGCTCCTGACAAGGTGAAAACCGTGCTGCTCACAGAGGCCAAGGAGGAGGCCAAGAGGGGCTTTGAggtagagaaaataaaaatgcagcaggaaATTTCGGAACTTAAGGGGGCCAAGAAACAAGTGGAGGAGGCTCTGACTATGGTCATCCAAGCTGACAAAATTAAAGCCGCAGAGATAAGGAGTGTGTATCACCTGCACCAAGAGGAAATCACCAGAATTAAGAGGGAGTGTGAGAGAGAAATTCGCAGGCTG GAACAGCAGTTGGATGAAAAGGATGCCCGGCGCTTCCAACTGAAAATCGCCGAGCTGAGCGCGATCATCAGGAAGCTGGAGGACCGCAATGCGCTGCTGTCGGAGGAGAGGAACGAGCTG ttaaaacGTCTCAGAGAAGCTGAAAGTCAGTACAAGCCCATCCTGGACAAAAACAAACGCCTCAGCAGGAAGAATGAAGAGCTGTCACACGCCTTACGTcgaatggaaaataaattaaaatttgtaACACAGGAAAACATAGCAATG AGGCAAAGAGCAGGAGCGATGCGGAGACCGAGCTCCTTAAATGACCTCGACCACAGccaggaagaaagagaagtggATCTCCTGAGACTACAAATCATCGAACAGCAGAATATCATTGATGAGCTCTCCAAG accCTGGAAACTGCTGGCTATGTGAAGAGTGTCATG GAACGTGATAAGCTGTTAAGGTataggaagcaaagaaaaaaaatgacaagaatTCCTAAg AAGCCGGTGGTGGAGACGTTTTTCGGCTATGATGAAGAAGCCTCCTTGGAGTCTGATGGTTCCTCTATCTCATATCAAACGGATCGGACGGACCAGACCCCGTGCACCCCTGAAGATGACCTGGAAGAG GGCATGGCCAAAGAAGAGACAGAACTGCGGTTCCGGCAGCTGACGATGGAGTACCAGGCTCTGCAGCGCGCATACGCCCTATTGCAGGAACAGGTCGGAGGAACATTGGATGCAGAGCGAGAAGTTAAG ACACGTGAGCAGCTCCAAGCAGAGATACACCGATCCCAGGCTCAGATAGAGGACCTGGAAAAGGCCCTGGCGGAGCAGGGGCAG GACATGAAGTGGATTGAGGAGAAGCAAGCACTGTACAGAAGGAACCAGGAACTTGTGGAAAAG ataaaacaaatggaagcaGAGGAGGCTCGCCTGAAGCACGATGTGCAGGATGTCAAAGACCAGAACGAGCTCCTGGAGTTCAGGATCCTGGAGCTGGAG gagagagaaagaagatcGCCTGCTATCAACTTCCACCACGTTCCCTTCACGGAGGGGAAAAGCCCTCTCCAGGTTTACTGCGAGGCAGAAGGTGTCACA GACATAGTAGTGGCAGAGCTGATGAAAAAATTGGACATTTTAGGGGATAACGCC AACCTGACCAACGAGGAGCAAGTGGTTGTCATACAAGCAAGGACAGTTCTCACGTTGGCTGAAAAG TGGCTCCAGCAGATTGAGGTGACCGAGTCCGCACTGCAGCAGAAGATGCTGGATCTGGAGAATGAAAAG GAGCTGTTCAGCAAGCAGAAGGGCtacctggatgaggagctggaCTTCAGGAAGCAGTCCTTGGACCAGGCGCACAAG CAAATTCTGGAATTAGAAGCCATGCTCTATGATGCCCTGCAGCAAGAAGCTGGAGCCAAAATTTCCGAACTTCTttcagaagaggagaaagagaaactgaagagcGCAGTAGAGCAGTGGAAGCGCCAGGTGATGAGCGAGCTGCGGGAGAGGGATGCCCAAATCCTGCGCGAGCGCATGGAGCTCGTCCAGCATGCCCAGCAG AGAATTAAAGAGCTAGAAGAAAGAATTGAAGGccaaaaaagacaaataaaagagTTAGAGGAAAAG tttttatttttgttttatttttctctctag
- the JAKMIP3 gene encoding janus kinase and microtubule-interacting protein 3 isoform X10, producing MSRRGSSRARPDALAALQAANEELRAKLTDIQIELQQEKSKVSKLEREKNQEVKQIKEHEQHKSTVVVTELKVKLHEEKMKELQAVREALLRQHEAELLRVIKIKDNEIQRLQALLTAVRDGAPDKVKTVLLTEAKEEAKRGFEVEKIKMQQEISELKGAKKQVEEALTMVIQADKIKAAEIRSVYHLHQEEITRIKRECEREIRRLMEEIKFKDRAVYVLERELGVQAGHAQRLQLQKEALDEQLSQIKESDRHLGSPKRELPYASGAGDASDHSGSPEQQLDEKDARRFQLKIAELSAIIRKLEDRNALLSEERNELLKRLREAESQYKPILDKNKRLSRKNEELSHALRRMENKLKFVTQENIAMRQRAGAMRRPSSLNDLDHSQEEREVDLLRLQIIEQQNIIDELSKTLETAGYVKSVMERDKLLRYRKQRKKMTRIPKKPVVETFFGYDEEASLESDGSSISYQTDRTDQTPCTPEDDLEEGMAKEETELRFRQLTMEYQALQRAYALLQEQVGGTLDAEREVKTREQLQAEIHRSQAQIEDLEKALAEQGQDMKWIEEKQALYRRNQELVEKIKQMEAEEARLKHDVQDVKDQNELLEFRILELEERERRSPAINFHHVPFTEGKSPLQVYCEAEGVTDIVVAELMKKLDILGDNAVSNLTNEEQVVVIQARTVLTLAEKWLQQIEVTESALQQKMLDLENEKELFSKQKGYLDEELDFRKQSLDQAHKQILELEAMLYDALQQEAGAKISELLSEEEKEKLKSAVEQWKRQVMSELRERDAQILRERMELVQHAQQRIKELEERIEGQKRQIKELEEKLSFFGHSPSGQMQKPTDETGISSTVANWKMALVAKTEKETLQCQETQIYLVFCCWRWRSKPYDPFRLKMNQAAWELLHRWGLHR from the exons ATGTCGAGGAGGGGCAGCAGCCGCGCCAGGCCCGACGCCTTGGCTGCCCTGCAGGCCGCCAACGAGGAGCTGCGGGCCAAGCTCACCGACATCCAGATCGAGCTCCAGCAGGAGAAGAGCAAG GTCAGCAAGttggagagagagaagaatcAGGAGGTGAAGCAAATCAAAGAGCACGAACAGCACAAAAGCACAGTGGTGGTCACAGAGCTCAAAGTCAAACTTCACgaagagaaaatgaaggagCTCCAAGCTGTTCGGGAAGCGCTTCTGAGACAGCACGAGGCCGAACTGCTTAgagtaataaaaattaaagataacGAAATCCAGAGACTCCAGGCCCTGCTGACTGCTGTGCGCGACGGGGCTCCTGACAAGGTGAAAACCGTGCTGCTCACAGAGGCCAAGGAGGAGGCCAAGAGGGGCTTTGAggtagagaaaataaaaatgcagcaggaaATTTCGGAACTTAAGGGGGCCAAGAAACAAGTGGAGGAGGCTCTGACTATGGTCATCCAAGCTGACAAAATTAAAGCCGCAGAGATAAGGAGTGTGTATCACCTGCACCAAGAGGAAATCACCAGAATTAAGAGGGAGTGTGAGAGAGAAATTCGCAGGCTG ATGGAGGAGATTAAGTTTAAAGACAGAGCAGTCTACGTGCTGGAAAGAGAGTTAGGGGTTCAAGCCGGGCATGCCCAGAGACTGCAGCTCCAAAAGGAGGCTTTAGATGAACAACTGTCCCAGATCAAAGAGTCTGACCGGCACCTGGGCAGCCCCAAGCGGGAACTTCCTTATGCAAGTGGTGCAGGAGACGCTTCAGATCATTCGGGAAGCCCC GAACAGCAGTTGGATGAAAAGGATGCCCGGCGCTTCCAACTGAAAATCGCCGAGCTGAGCGCGATCATCAGGAAGCTGGAGGACCGCAATGCGCTGCTGTCGGAGGAGAGGAACGAGCTG ttaaaacGTCTCAGAGAAGCTGAAAGTCAGTACAAGCCCATCCTGGACAAAAACAAACGCCTCAGCAGGAAGAATGAAGAGCTGTCACACGCCTTACGTcgaatggaaaataaattaaaatttgtaACACAGGAAAACATAGCAATG AGGCAAAGAGCAGGAGCGATGCGGAGACCGAGCTCCTTAAATGACCTCGACCACAGccaggaagaaagagaagtggATCTCCTGAGACTACAAATCATCGAACAGCAGAATATCATTGATGAGCTCTCCAAG accCTGGAAACTGCTGGCTATGTGAAGAGTGTCATG GAACGTGATAAGCTGTTAAGGTataggaagcaaagaaaaaaaatgacaagaatTCCTAAg AAGCCGGTGGTGGAGACGTTTTTCGGCTATGATGAAGAAGCCTCCTTGGAGTCTGATGGTTCCTCTATCTCATATCAAACGGATCGGACGGACCAGACCCCGTGCACCCCTGAAGATGACCTGGAAGAG GGCATGGCCAAAGAAGAGACAGAACTGCGGTTCCGGCAGCTGACGATGGAGTACCAGGCTCTGCAGCGCGCATACGCCCTATTGCAGGAACAGGTCGGAGGAACATTGGATGCAGAGCGAGAAGTTAAG ACACGTGAGCAGCTCCAAGCAGAGATACACCGATCCCAGGCTCAGATAGAGGACCTGGAAAAGGCCCTGGCGGAGCAGGGGCAG GACATGAAGTGGATTGAGGAGAAGCAAGCACTGTACAGAAGGAACCAGGAACTTGTGGAAAAG ataaaacaaatggaagcaGAGGAGGCTCGCCTGAAGCACGATGTGCAGGATGTCAAAGACCAGAACGAGCTCCTGGAGTTCAGGATCCTGGAGCTGGAG gagagagaaagaagatcGCCTGCTATCAACTTCCACCACGTTCCCTTCACGGAGGGGAAAAGCCCTCTCCAGGTTTACTGCGAGGCAGAAGGTGTCACA GACATAGTAGTGGCAGAGCTGATGAAAAAATTGGACATTTTAGGGGATAACGCCGTAAGT AACCTGACCAACGAGGAGCAAGTGGTTGTCATACAAGCAAGGACAGTTCTCACGTTGGCTGAAAAG TGGCTCCAGCAGATTGAGGTGACCGAGTCCGCACTGCAGCAGAAGATGCTGGATCTGGAGAATGAAAAG GAGCTGTTCAGCAAGCAGAAGGGCtacctggatgaggagctggaCTTCAGGAAGCAGTCCTTGGACCAGGCGCACAAG CAAATTCTGGAATTAGAAGCCATGCTCTATGATGCCCTGCAGCAAGAAGCTGGAGCCAAAATTTCCGAACTTCTttcagaagaggagaaagagaaactgaagagcGCAGTAGAGCAGTGGAAGCGCCAGGTGATGAGCGAGCTGCGGGAGAGGGATGCCCAAATCCTGCGCGAGCGCATGGAGCTCGTCCAGCATGCCCAGCAG AGAATTAAAGAGCTAGAAGAAAGAATTGAAGGccaaaaaagacaaataaaagagTTAGAGGAAAAG cTTTCATTCTTTGGTCATAGCCCTTCAGGCCAAATGCAGAAG ccTACTGATGAAACTGGAATTTCTTCTACTGTTGCTAACTGGAAGATGGCATTGGTTGccaagacagaaaaagagacaTTGCAATGTCAAGAAACCCAAATATATCTTGTATTTtgctgctggagatggaggAGCAAGCCTTATGACCCTTTCAGACTGAAGATGAACCAGGCTGCGTGGGAACTTCTGCACAGGTGGGGTCTGCACCGCTGA